Proteins encoded within one genomic window of Polaribacter sp. NJDZ03:
- a CDS encoding tRNA1(Val) (adenine(37)-N6)-methyltransferase, with translation MSKPFKFKEFIIQQDKTAMKVGTDGVLLGAWCSVDAYPDTILDIGAGTGVIALMIAQRCDAMTIDAVEVDENAYEQTVANFEESDWGDRLYCYNATFTEFAEEIAEEEETYDLIVSNPPFYTDDFETEDTARNKARFTSSLSFDELIVGVSKILSKNGNFSVVIPFKEEESFINLAKENNLFLNRICRVQGNKTSEIKRCLLAFSFDETEIQEESLIIEIERHKYTEYYINLTKDFYLKM, from the coding sequence ATGTCAAAACCATTCAAATTTAAAGAATTTATAATTCAGCAAGATAAAACGGCCATGAAAGTTGGTACAGATGGAGTTTTATTAGGTGCATGGTGTTCTGTGGATGCTTATCCGGATACAATTCTAGATATTGGTGCTGGTACAGGAGTAATTGCTTTAATGATTGCACAACGCTGCGATGCTATGACAATTGATGCTGTTGAGGTTGATGAAAATGCCTATGAACAAACCGTTGCAAATTTTGAAGAATCTGATTGGGGAGACCGTTTGTATTGCTACAATGCCACTTTTACAGAATTTGCAGAAGAAATTGCAGAAGAGGAAGAAACGTATGACTTAATAGTTTCGAATCCGCCATTTTACACGGATGATTTTGAAACTGAAGATACTGCAAGAAATAAAGCGCGTTTTACTTCTTCTTTGTCTTTTGATGAATTGATTGTAGGTGTATCTAAAATATTATCTAAAAACGGTAACTTTTCTGTAGTGATTCCTTTTAAAGAAGAAGAAAGTTTTATCAACCTAGCTAAAGAAAATAATTTGTTCTTGAATCGAATTTGTAGAGTTCAAGGCAATAAAACATCAGAAATAAAAAGATGCTTGTTAGCCTTTTCTTTTGATGAAACTGAAATACAAGAAGAGAGTTTAATTATAGAAATTGAACGTCATAAATATACAGAGTATTATATTAATTTAACGAAGGATTTTTATTTGAAAATGTAG
- the pckA gene encoding phosphoenolpyruvate carboxykinase (ATP) has protein sequence MVDTSTKSISLNSLGIKNATVRYQLTSDELHNETVKKGQGVVSSLGAIAVNTGEFTGRSPKDRFIVKDEVTKDEVWWSDINIPFDSKKFDALYTKVVDYLSEKEIFVRDSYACADEDYKLNIRVVNEFPWSNMFAYNMFLRPTEKELETFSPEWTVINAPGFMADPEVDGTRQHNFAILNFSKKIALIGGTGYTGEIKKGIFSALNFILPVYKNTLPMHCSANVGKEGDTAIFFGLSGTGKTTLSTDPERSLIGDDEHGWTAENTVFNFEGGCYAKVINLSAEQEPEIFAAIKKGAILENVVMDDKGVINFADTSITQNTRVSYPIHHIENIQIPSIGKNPKNIFFLTADAFGVLPPISKLTPNQAAYHFISGYTAKVAGTEAGVTEPTPSFSACFGAPFMPLHPTRYAEMLSKKMKDAGVNVWLINTGWSGGQYGVGRRMPLKYTRAMITAVLNGDLGSYKYEDYHIHSVFGVAQPRSCPGVPTELLSPRSTWNNDEAYYKTAFKLSNAFRNNFTQFEEAASEDIRRGGPQRYAF, from the coding sequence ATGGTAGATACAAGTACGAAATCGATTTCGTTAAATAGTCTAGGAATCAAGAATGCAACAGTTCGTTATCAGTTAACTTCAGATGAGTTACATAATGAAACTGTTAAAAAAGGGCAAGGAGTTGTGTCTTCTTTAGGAGCAATTGCTGTAAATACCGGTGAATTTACTGGGCGTTCCCCAAAAGATCGTTTTATAGTAAAAGACGAAGTAACCAAAGATGAGGTTTGGTGGAGTGATATTAACATTCCTTTTGATTCTAAAAAGTTTGATGCTTTATATACAAAAGTTGTTGATTATTTGTCTGAAAAAGAAATTTTTGTAAGAGATAGTTATGCTTGTGCAGATGAAGATTATAAATTAAATATTAGAGTTGTAAACGAGTTTCCTTGGAGCAATATGTTTGCTTATAATATGTTTTTACGTCCTACAGAAAAGGAATTAGAAACTTTTTCTCCAGAATGGACTGTAATTAATGCTCCTGGTTTTATGGCAGATCCAGAAGTAGATGGAACACGCCAACACAATTTTGCAATTTTAAATTTTAGTAAAAAAATTGCTTTAATAGGAGGAACGGGATATACTGGTGAAATTAAAAAAGGAATCTTTTCTGCTTTAAATTTTATTCTACCTGTTTATAAAAATACATTACCAATGCATTGCTCTGCAAATGTTGGTAAAGAGGGTGATACTGCTATTTTCTTCGGATTATCGGGTACCGGAAAAACAACGTTATCTACAGATCCAGAAAGAAGTTTAATTGGTGATGATGAACATGGTTGGACTGCAGAAAACACGGTCTTTAATTTTGAAGGTGGTTGTTATGCAAAAGTGATTAATTTATCAGCAGAACAAGAACCAGAAATTTTTGCAGCTATTAAAAAAGGTGCAATTCTAGAAAATGTGGTTATGGATGATAAAGGAGTTATCAATTTTGCAGATACTTCTATTACTCAAAATACCAGAGTTAGTTACCCAATTCATCATATAGAGAATATACAAATACCATCCATAGGAAAAAATCCAAAGAATATTTTCTTTCTAACTGCGGATGCTTTCGGTGTTTTGCCTCCAATTTCTAAATTAACACCCAATCAGGCAGCTTACCATTTTATTTCTGGTTATACCGCAAAAGTAGCAGGTACAGAAGCGGGAGTTACGGAACCAACACCAAGTTTTTCTGCTTGTTTTGGTGCTCCTTTTATGCCATTACATCCAACAAGATATGCAGAAATGCTAAGTAAGAAAATGAAAGATGCTGGTGTAAATGTTTGGTTGATAAATACAGGTTGGTCTGGAGGCCAATACGGAGTAGGTAGAAGAATGCCTTTAAAATATACAAGGGCAATGATTACGGCTGTTTTAAATGGCGATTTAGGAAGCTATAAATATGAAGATTATCATATACATTCTGTTTTTGGAGTTGCACAACCAAGATCTTGTCCTGGAGTGCCAACAGAACTGTTAAGTCCAAGGTCTACATGGAATAATGATGAAGCTTATTATAAGACAGCCTTTAAACTGTCTAACGCATTTAGAAATAATTTTACACAGTTTGAAGAAGCTGCAAGTGAAGACATACGTAGGGGAGGACCTCAACGATACGCATTTTAG
- the hisD gene encoding histidinol dehydrogenase, whose product MAIRYIKKGMAAEESAADQLKTRKIVESILSDVENRGDEAVRELSAKFDKWSPAAFRLSKDEIQEIISKVSDKTIEDIKWAQAQVRRFAQIQKSALRDIEIETIPGVILGHKNVPVNSVGCYVPGGRYPMVASAHMSVLTAKVAGVKKVIACTPPDPKTGVPPAETVAAMYLAGADEIYILGGVQAMAAMAYGCVGMDQVDMIVGPGNQYVAEAKRQLFGRVGIDLLAGPTETLVIADDTTDAEMVVTDLLGQAEHGPNSPAILLTNSETLALQIEDEVKKQLKVLSTADLASKSWDDYGEVILVDSYEEMVTVADDIASEHVQVNTKDPQYFKDNMTNYGALFLGNRTNVAYGDKAIGTNHTLPTKKAARFTGGLWVGKFIKTCSYQNIITDEASVLVGNYCSRLCEIEGFEGHKKQADIRVKRYSK is encoded by the coding sequence ATGGCAATTAGATACATTAAAAAAGGAATGGCGGCAGAAGAATCTGCAGCAGATCAATTAAAAACAAGAAAAATAGTAGAAAGTATTCTTTCTGATGTAGAAAATAGAGGAGATGAAGCAGTAAGGGAATTATCTGCTAAATTCGATAAATGGAGTCCAGCAGCTTTTAGACTTTCAAAAGATGAAATTCAAGAGATCATTTCTAAAGTATCAGATAAAACAATTGAAGACATTAAATGGGCACAAGCACAGGTGCGTCGTTTTGCTCAAATACAAAAATCTGCTTTAAGAGATATAGAAATAGAAACCATTCCGGGAGTAATTTTAGGTCATAAAAACGTACCTGTAAATAGTGTTGGTTGTTATGTGCCAGGTGGTAGATATCCTATGGTTGCGTCTGCTCATATGAGTGTACTAACGGCTAAAGTTGCTGGTGTAAAAAAAGTGATCGCTTGTACGCCTCCAGACCCAAAAACAGGAGTGCCACCGGCAGAAACAGTGGCAGCAATGTATTTGGCTGGTGCAGATGAAATTTATATTCTAGGAGGAGTCCAAGCAATGGCAGCAATGGCTTATGGTTGCGTAGGTATGGACCAAGTAGATATGATTGTTGGACCAGGAAACCAATACGTAGCAGAAGCAAAAAGACAATTATTTGGAAGAGTAGGTATTGATTTACTAGCAGGACCAACAGAAACGTTAGTAATTGCAGATGATACAACAGATGCAGAAATGGTGGTTACAGACCTTTTAGGTCAGGCAGAACATGGCCCTAATTCTCCTGCTATTTTATTAACAAATAGTGAAACTTTGGCGTTACAAATTGAAGATGAAGTAAAAAAACAATTAAAAGTATTGTCTACGGCAGATTTGGCAAGTAAGTCTTGGGACGATTATGGAGAAGTTATTTTGGTTGACAGTTATGAAGAAATGGTAACGGTGGCAGATGATATTGCTAGTGAACATGTTCAGGTTAATACTAAAGATCCTCAGTATTTTAAAGACAATATGACCAATTATGGTGCTTTGTTTCTAGGAAATAGAACAAACGTTGCTTATGGAGATAAAGCAATTGGTACCAATCATACCTTGCCTACAAAAAAAGCAGCTCGTTTTACAGGAGGCTTATGGGTAGGTAAATTTATTAAAACATGTTCTTATCAAAATATAATTACAGATGAAGCGAGTGTTTTAGTCGGTAATTACTGTTCACGTTTATGTGAAATAGAAGGTTTTGAAGGACATAAAAAACAAGCTGATATCCGTGTTAAGAGATATAGTAAATAA
- a CDS encoding DUF423 domain-containing protein — protein MFKNLIITSFLGMFAIVLGAFGAHALKEILSATELLSFETAVRYQMYHVIVLLFVNTYDGFTTSQKNKISYIFFLGILLFSGSIYAIHLTAITAKSIWFVTPLGGLTLIIGWFLMIMVFFKKLRKNM, from the coding sequence ATGTTTAAAAATTTAATTATTACTTCTTTTTTAGGAATGTTTGCTATTGTTTTAGGTGCTTTTGGAGCACATGCTTTAAAAGAAATTTTATCTGCTACAGAATTATTGAGCTTTGAAACCGCTGTTCGTTATCAAATGTATCATGTAATTGTATTGTTATTTGTTAATACGTACGATGGATTTACTACTTCACAAAAAAATAAGATTAGTTATATTTTCTTTTTAGGAATTCTATTATTTTCAGGTTCTATTTATGCGATTCATTTAACAGCAATCACAGCAAAATCTATTTGGTTTGTTACGCCATTAGGAGGATTAACATTAATAATTGGTTGGTTTTTAATGATTATGGTATTCTTTAAGAAATTAAGGAAAAATATGTGA
- a CDS encoding sodium/solute symporter (Members of the Solute:Sodium Symporter (SSS), TC 2.A.21 as described in tcdb.org, catalyze solute:Na+ symport. Known solutes for members of the family include sugars, amino acids, nucleosides, inositols, vitamins, urea or anions, depending on the system.) yields the protein MDKFGVLNWSIIIVYLIANLLLGFILSKKVNTANDFYIGRKTTPWWAIGISVLATYVSAMTFLGAPAWSYKAGLSVIAIHLNYPLVIIIVMSLFVPFFMQTGVISIYEYQEKRFGKASRTVISVIFLVTQLLSSAAVLYGSALVIGYITGIDVVTSIIVVSIITLVYTSLGGITAVIWTDVFQSGIFLVAGFIVLFVLINQLPDSLIDTLSSLKTKGKINPINLSTDPTVDTTIWAGIIAMTVYHVTIYGANQMMMQRTLGAKNIGDAKKSLALMGFAAFFIYFLFIFIGVLFYQYYQGREFDNDNTIMLEFAETVGFPGFIGIIAAAVLSASMSSLSSALNSLSTISTSGFYQKYFKPNESSKHYLRVARISTVFWAILIIIPAIAFSSTTGSILELITKIGSYFVGAKLSMYMLGFYSKQTTEKGLLVGVAFGFIVLYFVHEYTDIAWTWYAVIGGVVNIFVSIIASLIIDGKQTEWSLYSIPGQKAKFKSENKPEKENGWYVVPGKLDKVSYYLLGFFVVTIIFLLSFENFIN from the coding sequence ATGGACAAGTTTGGAGTGCTTAATTGGTCAATTATTATAGTTTATTTAATTGCAAATTTATTATTGGGGTTTATTTTATCAAAAAAAGTGAATACTGCTAACGATTTTTATATTGGTAGAAAAACAACACCTTGGTGGGCTATTGGTATTTCTGTTTTAGCAACTTATGTAAGTGCTATGACTTTTTTAGGCGCTCCTGCCTGGTCTTATAAAGCTGGTTTATCCGTTATTGCAATTCATCTTAATTATCCATTAGTTATTATAATTGTAATGTCTTTGTTTGTTCCCTTTTTTATGCAAACAGGTGTTATTTCTATTTATGAATATCAAGAGAAACGCTTCGGAAAAGCATCAAGAACAGTTATTTCTGTGATATTTTTAGTCACTCAATTATTATCTTCTGCGGCTGTATTATATGGGTCTGCGCTAGTTATTGGTTATATAACGGGGATAGACGTAGTTACTAGTATAATTGTAGTATCAATTATTACATTAGTTTACACTTCTTTAGGAGGGATTACGGCTGTAATTTGGACAGATGTATTTCAGTCAGGAATATTTTTGGTAGCTGGTTTTATCGTCCTTTTTGTGCTGATAAATCAATTACCAGACTCTTTAATAGATACGCTTTCTAGCTTAAAAACAAAAGGAAAGATTAATCCTATAAATTTAAGTACAGACCCAACTGTAGATACTACTATTTGGGCAGGTATTATTGCTATGACTGTGTATCACGTAACTATTTATGGAGCAAACCAAATGATGATGCAAAGAACATTGGGAGCTAAAAATATAGGCGATGCTAAAAAATCGTTGGCTTTAATGGGGTTTGCAGCATTTTTTATCTATTTTTTATTCATATTTATAGGTGTGTTGTTTTACCAGTATTACCAAGGTAGAGAGTTTGATAATGACAATACAATTATGTTAGAATTTGCAGAAACAGTAGGGTTTCCTGGTTTTATAGGTATTATAGCCGCAGCAGTATTATCTGCAAGTATGTCTAGTTTATCATCAGCATTAAACTCGCTTTCTACAATTTCTACAAGTGGTTTTTATCAAAAGTATTTTAAACCTAATGAATCATCAAAACACTATTTAAGGGTTGCAAGAATTTCAACTGTTTTTTGGGCTATTTTAATAATTATACCTGCTATTGCTTTTTCTAGTACTACAGGTTCTATATTAGAACTGATTACCAAAATAGGTTCTTATTTTGTAGGCGCAAAACTAAGTATGTATATGTTAGGTTTTTATTCTAAACAAACAACAGAAAAAGGACTGTTGGTTGGAGTCGCTTTTGGTTTTATCGTGTTATATTTTGTACATGAATATACAGATATTGCTTGGACTTGGTATGCCGTTATTGGTGGGGTAGTTAATATTTTTGTTTCCATCATTGCAAGTCTTATTATTGATGGTAAACAAACAGAATGGTCACTGTATTCAATTCCTGGTCAGAAAGCAAAATTTAAATCAGAAAATAAACCAGAAAAAGAAAATGGTTGGTACGTTGTTCCTGGAAAGTTAGACAAAGTAAGTTATTATTTATTAGGCTTTTTTGTAGTAACAATCATATTTTTATTATCATTTGAAAACTTTATTAATTAA
- a CDS encoding saccharopine dehydrogenase family protein, giving the protein MKNILIIGAGKSSSFLIKYLLEKSDEEKLKIIIGDISTVNADKIINNHKNAKSIILDIFNKKQRQEFIEKTDIVISMLPARLHIEVAKDCILFSKHMVTASYVSDEMKALDKAAKEKGLVLMNEIGLDPGIDHMSAMQILDKIRNQGAKMLLFESFCGGLVAPESDNNLWNYKFTWNPRNVVLAGQGGAAMFIQESTYKYIPYHKLFRRTEFLKINDSNFEAYGNRDSLKYRSVYGLDNIPTMYRGTIRKVGFSRAWNIFVQLGMTDDSYTIEDSENMSYRDFVNLFLAYSPSDSVELKLRSYLKIDQDDVMWEKLVELDLFNPKKRILLKNATPAQMLQKILEDSWTLQEDDKDMIVMQHLFGYEIDGKKHQIESSLVVIGENQTYTAMAKTVGLPVAIAALKILKGEIKTPGVLLPITKEVYEPILKELEIYGIKFIEKEVPYLGYNPNYVVG; this is encoded by the coding sequence ATGAAAAACATTCTAATTATTGGTGCAGGAAAATCGAGTTCTTTTCTAATAAAGTATTTATTAGAAAAATCTGATGAAGAAAAATTAAAGATAATTATTGGAGATATTTCTACAGTTAATGCAGATAAAATTATCAATAATCATAAAAATGCAAAGAGCATTATTCTAGATATTTTTAATAAAAAACAACGTCAAGAATTTATTGAAAAAACTGACATTGTAATTTCTATGCTACCCGCAAGACTTCATATTGAGGTAGCAAAAGATTGTATTCTTTTTAGTAAACACATGGTTACGGCTTCTTATGTTTCTGATGAAATGAAAGCTTTAGATAAAGCTGCAAAGGAAAAAGGATTGGTTCTTATGAATGAGATTGGCTTAGACCCAGGAATCGATCACATGAGTGCCATGCAAATACTCGATAAAATTAGAAACCAAGGTGCTAAAATGTTATTATTCGAATCTTTTTGTGGAGGATTAGTAGCCCCAGAAAGCGATAACAATTTATGGAATTATAAATTTACATGGAACCCAAGAAACGTGGTTTTAGCAGGACAAGGTGGTGCTGCAATGTTTATTCAAGAAAGTACTTATAAATACATTCCGTACCATAAATTATTTAGAAGAACTGAGTTTTTAAAAATTAATGATAGCAATTTTGAAGCTTACGGCAATAGAGATTCTCTAAAATACAGAAGTGTTTATGGCTTAGATAATATACCTACAATGTACAGAGGAACTATTAGAAAAGTGGGTTTCTCTAGGGCTTGGAACATTTTTGTACAATTAGGCATGACCGATGATTCTTATACTATTGAAGATTCTGAAAACATGAGTTATAGAGATTTTGTAAACTTATTTTTAGCCTATTCTCCTTCGGATTCTGTTGAGTTAAAATTACGTTCTTATTTAAAGATAGATCAAGATGATGTAATGTGGGAAAAATTAGTTGAGCTTGATCTTTTTAACCCGAAGAAACGAATTCTATTAAAAAATGCGACTCCTGCACAAATGCTACAAAAAATATTAGAAGATTCTTGGACTTTACAAGAAGATGATAAAGATATGATTGTAATGCAGCATCTTTTTGGTTATGAAATTGATGGTAAAAAGCATCAAATAGAAAGTAGTTTAGTGGTTATTGGAGAAAACCAAACATATACAGCCATGGCAAAAACAGTAGGCTTACCTGTTGCAATTGCTGCTTTAAAAATTTTAAAAGGAGAAATTAAAACCCCTGGTGTTCTACTACCTATAACAAAAGAAGTTTATGAACCTATTTTAAAGGAATTAGAAATTTACGGAATTAAATTTATAGAGAAAGAAGTTCCTTATTTGGGATATAACCCTAATTATGTGGTTGGATAA
- a CDS encoding YtxH domain-containing protein — MSNSSNTVVGLLAGTVIGATLGILFAPDKGVKTRKRISDEALHAKDKIVETASDLTDRVSSSVVGQKESLDTQLENVVSNVSHKAEDVISTLEKKLKELKEQNKKLQKSA; from the coding sequence ATGAGCAATAGTAGCAACACAGTAGTAGGATTATTAGCAGGAACAGTAATAGGAGCAACTTTAGGTATTTTGTTTGCACCAGATAAAGGAGTAAAAACAAGAAAAAGAATTTCTGACGAGGCTTTACATGCTAAAGATAAAATTGTAGAAACAGCAAGTGATTTAACAGACAGAGTTTCCTCTTCAGTAGTAGGTCAGAAAGAAAGTTTAGACACGCAATTAGAAAATGTAGTATCTAATGTTAGTCATAAAGCAGAAGATGTAATTTCTACCTTAGAGAAAAAATTGAAAGAACTGAAAGAACAAAATAAAAAATTACAAAAATCTGCCTAA
- a CDS encoding nuclear transport factor 2 family protein, with translation MKNNFQHAKSVVRAYYESFDNASDSNLEQVLKEHTTDDYHWRGMHPFYEQYGAKDVISSFWKPFRKSFAPLQRREDMFFAGDNDCDSGKTQWVVSVGHLVGLFDADWLGIPHTGKMIFLRYAEFHRVEGDKIAETALFCDILSVMDHAGHYPLPPMTGSAFVYPGPRTHDGLLFEAQDPKEAEKTMRVLNQMIADLDEINKSGDDNCPPELLAKTWNEDMIWYGPTGIGASYTIKRYQKQHQYPFRENLTEKVFYGHIARFAEGNYCGFFGWPNLSNKNSGGFLGLPKSDVKAEMRVVDIYRREGNKLAENWVYIDVLYYLYQQGLDVLGRMQKMNSK, from the coding sequence ATGAAAAATAATTTTCAACACGCAAAAAGCGTAGTTCGTGCATATTATGAATCTTTTGATAATGCATCAGATAGCAATTTAGAACAGGTATTAAAAGAGCACACAACTGATGATTACCATTGGAGAGGAATGCATCCATTCTATGAACAATATGGTGCTAAAGATGTAATATCTAGTTTTTGGAAACCCTTTAGAAAATCGTTTGCTCCTTTACAAAGAAGAGAAGATATGTTTTTTGCTGGAGATAACGATTGTGATTCAGGAAAAACCCAGTGGGTAGTTAGTGTAGGACATTTAGTAGGTTTGTTTGATGCCGATTGGTTAGGTATTCCGCACACGGGTAAAATGATTTTCTTACGATATGCTGAGTTTCATAGAGTAGAAGGTGATAAAATTGCAGAAACAGCATTATTTTGTGATATATTAAGTGTTATGGATCATGCAGGTCATTATCCATTGCCTCCTATGACGGGATCTGCTTTTGTTTACCCTGGACCTCGAACTCATGATGGACTCCTTTTTGAAGCGCAAGATCCTAAAGAAGCAGAAAAAACGATGCGTGTTCTAAATCAAATGATTGCAGATTTAGATGAAATTAATAAATCTGGTGATGACAATTGTCCTCCAGAATTATTAGCAAAAACATGGAATGAAGACATGATTTGGTACGGCCCTACTGGTATAGGCGCTTCTTATACAATTAAGAGATATCAAAAGCAACATCAATATCCTTTTAGAGAGAATTTAACAGAGAAAGTATTTTATGGTCATATTGCACGTTTTGCAGAAGGCAATTATTGTGGTTTCTTTGGATGGCCAAACTTGTCTAATAAAAATAGTGGCGGGTTTTTAGGGCTTCCTAAGAGTGATGTTAAAGCAGAAATGAGAGTCGTAGATATCTATAGAAGAGAAGGGAATAAACTAGCAGAAAACTGGGTATATATTGATGTTTTGTATTATTTATACCAGCAAGGTTTAGATGTGTTAGGAAGAATGCAAAAGATGAATAGTAAATAG
- a CDS encoding SDR family NAD(P)-dependent oxidoreductase encodes MKPIKTALVTGGSGGIGSEICKQLALAGYVVIVNYNSNKENALKTLHSLKNSEQHHIFKASITNSNELSDMANFVKTTFGFLDVLVNNSGVTKAVPHENLDDLEDDFIDQIMKVNFRGTFATIRAFRSLLEKGKNPIAINISSIAAKTAVGSNVAYCASKAAVDSLTMSLGRALAPKIRVVSLSPGWVNGAYAKNLPKEYIKEQEDKTPLGRIAEAEDIGKALVAIAESFTFSTGCIFPVDGGRPLT; translated from the coding sequence ATGAAACCAATAAAAACAGCTTTAGTTACAGGAGGAAGTGGAGGCATTGGCTCAGAAATATGCAAACAATTGGCATTGGCAGGTTATGTAGTTATTGTAAATTATAACAGCAACAAAGAAAATGCTTTAAAAACATTGCACAGCCTTAAAAATTCTGAGCAACATCATATATTTAAAGCGTCTATAACAAATAGCAACGAATTGTCTGATATGGCTAATTTTGTAAAAACAACTTTTGGTTTTTTAGATGTGTTAGTCAATAATTCAGGAGTTACTAAAGCAGTACCGCATGAAAATTTAGATGACTTGGAGGATGATTTTATAGATCAAATTATGAAAGTTAATTTTCGAGGAACTTTTGCTACCATAAGAGCTTTTAGAAGTCTTTTAGAAAAAGGAAAAAACCCCATTGCAATTAATATATCTTCTATTGCTGCAAAAACGGCAGTTGGTAGCAATGTTGCATATTGTGCTTCAAAAGCCGCTGTAGATTCTTTAACTATGAGTTTAGGGCGCGCATTAGCTCCAAAAATAAGAGTAGTTTCCTTGTCTCCTGGTTGGGTAAATGGTGCTTACGCTAAAAACTTACCAAAAGAATACATTAAAGAACAAGAAGACAAAACCCCATTAGGCAGAATTGCAGAGGCTGAAGATATTGGAAAAGCTTTAGTGGCGATTGCAGAATCATTTACATTTTCTACAGGCTGTATTTTTCCAGTAGATGGAGGAAGGCCTTTAACTTAA
- a CDS encoding ester cyclase: MNAHFSNKKLITSFFKEMNVTKKEDVKNVLNTYFDKNSSVGITSPFEELNGLDAFNSSFWTPLLNAFPDIEYQPYILLGGEYEERNYVSCTGNFIGTFKKDWAGIPANQQPIWLRFAAHFIIEDNKIVKAWFFIDMLSVIRQAGFTLFPNKGVEIIPPAPMTGDGIVDYKTLPDQSKKTLDLTNAMLEGLCSYDGKSLESMGQERFWDEKNMMWYGPSGIGTTRGLKGFQKNHQVPFITAFPDRGITEKQGEDHFTQIGEGNYSCDFGFPAMYGTHTGDGWLGLKATGKRITLRVVDYWRREGDHLKENWVFIDMPHVLKQLGIDVFKELKNLKKD; encoded by the coding sequence ATGAATGCACATTTTAGTAATAAAAAGTTAATTACTTCCTTTTTTAAGGAAATGAATGTTACGAAAAAAGAGGATGTTAAAAATGTTTTAAACACCTATTTTGATAAAAATAGTAGTGTAGGTATAACAAGTCCTTTTGAAGAATTAAATGGATTAGATGCATTTAATAGCAGTTTTTGGACTCCATTATTAAACGCATTTCCAGATATAGAATACCAACCTTATATACTTTTAGGAGGTGAGTACGAAGAACGAAACTATGTTAGCTGTACCGGTAATTTTATAGGTACTTTTAAAAAAGACTGGGCAGGTATTCCTGCAAATCAGCAACCAATATGGCTTCGTTTTGCAGCTCATTTTATTATTGAAGATAATAAGATTGTAAAAGCATGGTTTTTTATAGACATGCTTTCTGTTATAAGACAAGCAGGGTTTACATTGTTTCCTAATAAAGGAGTTGAAATAATACCTCCTGCACCGATGACAGGAGATGGTATTGTAGACTATAAAACACTTCCTGATCAGAGTAAAAAAACCTTAGATCTTACCAACGCAATGCTAGAAGGGTTGTGTAGTTATGATGGTAAGAGCTTAGAATCAATGGGCCAAGAAAGGTTCTGGGATGAGAAAAATATGATGTGGTACGGTCCATCTGGCATTGGCACTACAAGGGGATTAAAAGGGTTTCAAAAAAATCATCAAGTACCTTTTATAACCGCTTTTCCAGACCGAGGAATTACAGAAAAACAAGGTGAGGATCACTTTACACAAATTGGCGAAGGTAACTATTCTTGCGATTTTGGTTTTCCTGCAATGTATGGTACCCATACTGGAGATGGTTGGCTAGGGTTAAAAGCAACGGGAAAAAGAATAACCTTACGAGTTGTAGATTACTGGAGGCGTGAAGGCGATCACTTAAAAGAAAATTGGGTATTTATTGATATGCCTCATGTATTAAAGCAATTGGGAATTGATGTATTTAAAGAACTTAAAAATCTTAAAAAGGACTAA